A single window of Oreochromis aureus strain Israel breed Guangdong linkage group 5, ZZ_aureus, whole genome shotgun sequence DNA harbors:
- the LOC116320755 gene encoding inhibin beta B chain, whose product MAMSLSLSAFLLLAPLLFKGLWVSGSPGCASCRLSAMDKDAEERMMIEFAKQQLLDKLHLKEKPNITHTVPRVALLTALRKLHSGRVRQDGTLELENNIPTRDQGYEIVSFADINDAKSRDKASLSLTFQFLQERGQSIQVLQSSLWIYARASEDPQRNSRLLAQVFLSADGDISGSNRTLVMEKMLHVKESNWHTFSVTHTLQAFLDGGQHRLQLEVTCEEDGQNLCFLDGSAETPYQPFLVAQVRLRDDHSKHLLRKRSVRCGDDVTVCCKRDFYVKFKDIQWDEWIIAPEGYHMNYCMGHCPQHLSGSPGIASSFHAAVFSQLKVNGINTATASCCVPTERRPLSMVYFNSQHSIVKTDVPDMIVETCGCT is encoded by the exons ATGGCCATGTCTTTGTCACTCTCAGCGTTCCTCCTGTTGGCACCGTTGCTGTTTAAGGGTCTCTGGGTCAGTGGCTCCCCGGGCTGCGCGTCTTGCAGGTTGTCAGCGATGGATAAGGACGCAGAGGAAAGGATGATGATAGAATTCGCCAAGCAGCAACTTTTGGACAAACTGCACCTGAAAGAGAAACCAAACATCACTCATACAGTGCCCCGGGTCGCGCTCCTCACGGCGCTGCGCAAACTTCACTCGGGGCGCGTCAGACAGGATGGTACCCTTGAACTAGAAAACAATATACCAACCAGAGATCAAGGCTATGAAATAGTGAGCTTTGCAGATATAA ATGATGCAAAGAGCCGTGACAAGGCAAGCCTTAGCCTTACCTTTCAGTTTCTGCAGGAACGTGGCCAAAGTATCCAGGTCCTCCAGTCCTCTTTGTGGATCTATGCCCGTGCCTCTGAGGACCCACAACGGAACTCTCGTCTCCTTGCCCAGGTTTTTCTCTCCGCAGATGGTGACATCTCAGGCTCTAATCGGACCTTGGTGATGGAAAAGATGTTGCACGTCAAGGAGAGTAACTGGCACACTTTCTCCGTCACCCACACCCTGCAAGCCTTCTTGGATGGGggccaacatcggctgcagctGGAGGTCACCTGTGAAGAAGACGGACAGAACCTTTGCTTCCTAGATGGCTCTGCTGAAACCCCCTACCAGCCCTTCCTGGTGGCTCAGGTGCGTCTCCGTGATGACCACTCCAAGCATTTGCTCAGGAAGCGCTCAGTGCGTTGCGGTGACGATGTAACAGTCTGCTGCAAGAGAGACTTCTACGTTAAGTTTAAAGACATCCAGTGGGATGAGTGGATCATTGCGCCTGAAGGCTATCATATGAACTACTGCATGGGACATTGCCCCCAACATCTGTCTGGTTCCCCGGGTATAGCATCCTCATTCCATGCTGCTGTCTTCAGCCAACTCAAAGTCAATGGTATTAACACAGCTACAGCCTCATGCTGCGTTCCCACAGAGCGTCGACCACTCTCCATGGTTTACTTCAACTCTCAGCACAGCATTGTCAAAACAGATGTCCCTGACATGATAGTGGAGACCTGTGGATGCACATAA